From a region of the Paracoccus sp. TOH genome:
- the phnC gene encoding phosphonate ABC transporter ATP-binding protein, with the protein MLEVRNVTRIFGRKAAVDDVSFSVGGPAFVGVIGRSGAGKSTFLRMMNRLTDASAGQILVEGRDILSLRGAARRQWQSDCAMIFQQFNLVPRMDVVSNVLHGLLNRRSTMATMFNLWPRQDILRAIAILERLGIAEQAPKRAEALSGGQQQRVAIARALMQDPRIILADEPIASLDPMNAQVVMDTLKRINVEDGRMVLANLHTLDTARRYCDRVIGMRDGRIVFDGTPDQLSTGVARDIYGADDSFNEDATSTSIPADMAPDDAYAARMLA; encoded by the coding sequence GTGCTTGAAGTCAGGAACGTGACCAGGATTTTCGGCCGGAAGGCCGCGGTGGACGATGTCAGCTTCTCGGTCGGGGGGCCCGCCTTTGTCGGCGTGATCGGCCGGTCCGGTGCCGGGAAATCCACCTTCCTGCGCATGATGAACCGGCTGACCGATGCCAGCGCCGGGCAGATCCTGGTCGAGGGGCGCGACATCCTTTCGCTGCGCGGCGCGGCCCGCCGGCAATGGCAAAGCGATTGCGCGATGATCTTCCAGCAGTTCAACCTGGTGCCGCGCATGGACGTGGTGTCAAACGTGCTGCACGGCCTTCTGAACCGCCGCTCGACCATGGCCACGATGTTCAACCTGTGGCCGCGCCAGGACATCCTGCGGGCCATCGCCATTCTCGAACGGCTGGGCATCGCCGAACAGGCCCCCAAGCGGGCCGAGGCGCTGTCGGGCGGTCAGCAGCAACGCGTCGCCATCGCCCGGGCGCTGATGCAGGACCCGCGGATCATCCTGGCCGACGAACCCATCGCCAGCCTCGACCCGATGAATGCGCAGGTGGTGATGGACACGCTGAAACGCATCAATGTCGAGGACGGCCGCATGGTGCTGGCGAACCTGCACACGCTGGACACCGCCCGGCGCTATTGCGACCGGGTGATCGGCATGCGCGACGGCCGCATCGTCTTCGACGGCACGCCCGACCAGCTTTCGACCGGCGTGGCACGCGACATCTACGGCGCCGATGACAGTTTCAACGAGGACGCCACCTCGACCTCGATCCCCGCCGACATGGCCCCGGACGACGCCTATGCGGCGCGAATGCTGGCCTGA